From the Hevea brasiliensis isolate MT/VB/25A 57/8 chromosome 15, ASM3005281v1, whole genome shotgun sequence genome, one window contains:
- the LOC110639340 gene encoding protein TPLATE yields the protein MDILFAQIQADLRSNDALRQSGALLQALQQSAAGRDISVIAKTAVEEIVAAPASAVCKKLSFDLIRSTRLTADLWDSVCTGVRADLHFPDPDVTAAAVSILAAMPSYSLSKLIMDSNTEISACFDSISDNLRFSITETLGCILARDDMVTLCENNVNLLDKVSNWWARIGQNMLDKSDAVAKVAFESVGRLFQEFDSKRMSRLAGDKLVDSENSLAIRSNWVSSMVDFVWKRRNTLMSRSLILPVENFRATVFPLVYSVKAVASGSVEVIRKVSKAAASGANGSVVDSNAEKLVGVSDVVTHLAPFLASSLDPALIFEVGINMLYLADVPGGKPEWASQSIIAILMLWDRQEFSSARESIVRAVVTNLHLLELHMQVSLFKRLLLMVRNLRAESDRMHALACICRTALCVDLFAKESVRRGQKPLAGTDIASLFEDARVRDDLNSVTSKSLFREELVASLVESCFQLSLPLPEQTNSGMESRVIGALAYGTGYGALNWTEPALEVVEVCRPCVKWDCDGRIYAIDCYLKLLVRLCHIYDTRGGVKTVKDGASQDQILNETRLQNLQRELVKDLREVTTPRVCARLIWAVAEHINLDGLDPLLADDPEDTLNIIVSNIHKVLFNIDSSANASNRLQDVQAILLSAQRLGSRDPRAGQLLTKELEEFRNSGLADSVNKHQCRFILQRIKYVQNHPDSRWAGVSEARGDYPFSHHKLTVQFYEAASAQDRKLEGLVHKAILELWRPDPSELTILLTKGIDSKLLKVMPAAYTLTGSSDPCYVEAYHLADSSDGRITLHLKVLNLTELELNRVDIRVGLSGALYFMDGSPQAVRQLRNLVSQDPVLCSVTVGVSHFERCALFVQVLYYPFYGSGAIGDYDGDYTEEDPQIMRQKRSSRPELGEPVILRCQPYKIPLTELLLPHKISPVEFFRLWPSLPAVVEYTGTYMYEGSGFKATAAQQYGSSPFLSGLKSLSSKPFHSVCSHIIRTVAGFQLCYAAKTWFGGFVGMMVFGASEVSRNVDLGDETTTMLCKFVIRASDASITKEIESDLQGWLDDLTDGAVEYVPEDEVKEAAAERLRISMERIALLKAAQPPPKTPKSDDEEEEEAEDEKEKNGEKKDGEKNGKPKGTLSKLTAEEVEHMALQAAVLQEWHMLCKERSTQVN from the exons ATGGATATACTCTTCGCTCAGATCCAAGCGGATCTCCGCTCGAATGATGCTTTACGCCAATCCGGTGCTCTCCTCCAAGCTCTCCAGCAGTCCGCTGCTGGCCGCGACATTTCCGTCATCGCCAAGACTGCTGTCGAAGAGATCGTCGCTGCACCAGCATCCGCCGTCTGTAAAAAGCTCTCTTTTGACTTGATTCGATCCACGCGCCTCACCGCCGATCTCTGGGACTCCGTCTGCACTGGTGTTCGTGCTGATCTCCATTTCCCTGATCCGGACGTCACTGCTGCCGCTGTCTCAATTCTCGCTGCTATGCCTTCATACTCGCTCTCTAAACTGATAATGGATTCCAATACTGAAATCTCCGCTTGCTTCGATTCTATTAGTGATAATTTGCGCTTTTCCATTACTGAAACCCTTGGTTGCATTTTGGCGCGGGATGATATGGTGACTCTTTGTGAAAACAATGTGAATTTGCTCGATAAGGTCTCGAACTGGTGGGCGCGAATTGGGCAAAACATGTTGGATAAATCCGATGCCGTTGCCAAAGTCGCGTTTGAATCAGTTGGGAGGTTGTTTCAGGAGTTTGATTCGAAGAGAATGAGCAGATTAGCGGGCGATAAGTTGGTGGATAGTGAAAATTCTTTGGCGATTAGGTCTAATTGGGTTTCGTCGATGgtggattttgtttggaagaggaGAAATACTTTAATGTCAAGGTCATTGATCTTACCAGTGGAGAACTTCAGGGCTACTGTGTTCCCACTCGTGTATTCAGTAAAGGCTGTGGCATCAGGGAGCGTGGAGGTGATCAGGAAGGTTTCGAAGGCGGCAGCTAGTGGCGCCAATGGTAGTGTGGTGGATTCCAATGCAGAGAAGTTAGTTGGAGTTTCAGATGTGGTCACACATTTGGCCCCCTTCTTAGCGTCGTCGTTGGATCCAGCATTGATTTTTGAGGTGGGAATTAATATGTTGTATTTGGCTGATGTGCCTGGAGGAAAGCCGGAGTGGGCTTCACAGTCTATCATTGCCATTTTGATGCTTTGGGATAGACAGGAGTTTTCTTCGGCGAGGGAGAGTATTGTTAGAGCGGTTGTTACAAATCTGCACCTCCTTGAACTTCATATGCAG GTTTCATTGTTTAAAAGGCTGCTTCTGATGGTGAGAAATTTGAGGGCAGAATCAGACCGTATGCATGCTTTAGCATGTATTTGTCGGACAGCTCTATGTGTTGACCTTTTTGCTAAGGAAAGTGTACGAAGAGGTCAGAAACCTCTTGCAGGCACTGACATTGCTTCTCTTTTTGAGGATGCGAGAGTGAGGGATGATCTCAATAGTGTGACAAGTAAAAGCTTATTTCGGGAGGAGTTAGTGGCATCACTGGTGGAAAGTTGCTTCCAGTTGTCTCTTCCTTTGCCTGAACAAACAAACTCAGGAATGGAGAGCAGAGTGATTGGAGCTTTGGCTTATGGAACTGGTTATGGTGCACTGAACTGGACAGAGCCGGCTTTGGAAGTAGTGGAAGTTTGTAGGCCTTGTGTCAAATGGGATTGTGATGGCAGGATCTATGCAATTGATTGCTATCTGAAGTTGCTTGTAAGGCTTTGCCATATTTATGATACCCGAGGAGGGGTAAAAACTGTTAAAGATGGTGCTTCTCAGGATCAGATTTTAAATGAGACAAGACTGCAAAACTTGCAGCGAGAACTTGTGAAGGATCTACGTGAG GTAACTACACCAAGAGTATGTGCCCGTCTTATTTGGGCTGTTGCAGAACATATAAATCTAGATGGTTTGGATCCACTTCTAGCTGACGACCCTGAGGATACCTTGAACATTATTGTATCAAATATCCACAAGGTCTTATTCAACATTGATTCGTCTGCAAATGCATCAAATAGGCTTCAAGATGTTCAAGCAATTCTTTTAAGTGCTCAACGGTTGGGATCACGTGACCCTAGGGCTGGCCAGTTACTAACTAAAGAGCTGGAAGAGTTTAGAAACAGTGGGTTGGCTGATTCTGTCAACAAGCATCAGTGCCGTTTTATATTGCAGAGAATTAAATACGTTCAAAATCATCCGGATAGTAG GTGGGCTGGCGTCAGTGAAGCCAGAGGGGACTATCCATTTAGCCATCACAAACTTACTGTTCAGTTTTATGAAGCAGCTTCTGCACAGGACAGAAAATTAGAAGGATTGGTTCACAAGGCTATTTTAGAGCTTTGGAGGCCAGATCCTAGTGAATTAACTATTTTGCTGACGAAAGGAATTGATTCTAAATTACTAAAAGTTATGCCTGCTGCATATACTTTGACGGGTAGTAGCGATCCATGCTATGTTGAAGCTTATCATTTGGCGGACTCAAGTGATGGAAGGATCACTTTGCATCTGAAG GTCTTAAACTTGACTGAACTTGAACTCAATCGAGTGGATATTCGGGTTGGGTTATCTGGTGCATTATATTTTATGGATGGATCTCCTCAGGCTGTGCGGCAGCTACGTAATCTTGTTTCACAG GATCCAGTACTCTGCAGTGTGACAGTGGGTGTATCCCACTTTGAAAGATGTGCCCTTTTTGTTCAAGTCTTATACTACCCATTCTATGGAAGTGGTGCAATAGGAGATTATGATGGTGATTATACTGAGGAGGATCCTCAAATCATGAGGCAGAAGAGAAGCTCAAGACCAGAACTAGGAGAACCTGTGATTTTGAGGTGTCAGCCTTACAAAATTCCATTGACTGAACTTCTTTTGCCGCACAAAATATCACCTGTTGAGTTCTTTCGCTTATGGCCTAGTTTACCAGCTGTAGTAGAGTATACTGGCACATATATGTATGAAGGAAGTGGCTTCAAGGCTACTGCTGCACAGCAGTATGGATCTTCTCCTTTTCTTAGTGGACTTAAATCTTTGTCTTCCAAGCCTTTCCACAGTGTTTGTTCCCACATCATCAGGACAGTGGCAGGATTTCAG CTTTGCTATGCTGCAAAAACTTGGTTTGGGGGCTTTGTGGGTATGATGGTTTTCGGGGCCAGTGAAGTTAGCAGAAATGTGGATCTGGGTGATGAGACGACCACCATGTTGTGCAAATTTGTTATCCGAGCATCTGATGCATCTATTACTAAGGAGATTGAATCAGACTTACAGGGTTGGTTGGATGACCTTACTGATGGGGCTGTCGAGTACGTGCCTGAAGATGAAGTGAAGGAGGCTGCTGCTGAGAGGCTTAGGATTTCAATGGAACGGATAGCCTTGTTAAAAGCAGCCCAACCGCCTCCTAAAACTCCAAAATCTGAtgatgaagaggaagaggaagctGAGGATGAGAAGGAAAAGAATGGCGAAAAGAAAGATGGTGAGAAAAATGGTAAACCTAAAGGAACCTTGTCAAAGTTGACTGCAGAGGAGGTTGAGCACATGGCCCTTCAAGCAGCTGTGCTCCAGGAGTGGCACATGCTTTGCAAAGAGAGAAGCACCCAAGTTAATTGA
- the LOC110639350 gene encoding uncharacterized protein LOC110639350: MATQAAASFNGNMKKALAGLRRINLEGLRWRVFDAKGQVLGRLASQISTVIQGKDKPTYAPYRDDGDMCIVLNAKDVCVTGRKMTDKFYRWHTGYVGHLKERSLKDQMAKDPTEVIRKAVLRMLPRNKLRDDRDRKLRIFAGSEHPFGDRPLEPYVMPPRTVREMRPRARRAMIRAQKKAEQQQQGANDTRKGRKKEVEEVTE; encoded by the exons ATGGCAACCCAAGCAGCTGCCTCTTTCAATGGCAACATGAAG AAAGCACTTGCTGGCCTCAGACGTATCAATCTGGAAGGTTTGCGATGGAGAGTATTTGATGCAAAAGGCCAG GTCCTAGGAAGATTAGCATCTCAAATATCAACAGTAATTCAAGGAAAGGATAAGCCTACGTATGCTCCATATCGTGATGATGGGGATATGTGCATTGTGCTTAATGCAAAGGATGTATGTGTTACAGGGAGAAAGATGACAGATAAATTTTATCGCTGGCATACTGG GTATGTGGGCCATCTCAAGGAAAGGAGTTTAAAGGATCAGATGGCAAAGGACCCTACAGAAGTAATTCGCAAAGCAGTCTTGCGCATGCTTCCTAGAAACAAATTGCGTGAT GATAGAGATAGAAAACTGAGGATTTTTGCTGGAAGTGAGCACCCCTTTGGTGATCGGCCACTTGAGCCATATGTAATGCCTCCAAGAACAGTACGAGAAATGCGGCCGCGTGCTAGACGAGCCATGATTCGAGCTCAGAAAAAGGCTGAGCAGCAACAGCAAGGTGCTAATGATACACGAAAAGGCAGAAAGAAAGAAGTTGAAGAAGTGACAGAGTAA
- the LOC110639349 gene encoding LOW QUALITY PROTEIN: transcription termination factor MTERF5, chloroplastic (The sequence of the model RefSeq protein was modified relative to this genomic sequence to represent the inferred CDS: deleted 1 base in 1 codon), translated as MRAFPAIRSVGLTYPSRVLFIPRTQLSLPRKFFSCQAKFADSGVDGSFSSRVVPPTLVAAEKEEAKAVLTLFLKKQGLSNAVAARTIKKSDLFIDHLVSKLHSVHKSRYLVGRELTTLEIRDALIPYLESLLEDHRSVLVDFVENFPNPSIKGKPVQPLSPPNITLDSKKLKALSRVSETGPAGKLPPRTLYLIDLGMNLEQIKGITRRFPAFAYYSLEGKIKPLVEFLLDLGVPKSDLPTILVKRPQLCGISLSENLIPTMTFLENLGVDKRKWAKVIYRFPALLTYSRQKVEVTVDFLCEMGLSAESIGKILTRCPNIISYSVEDKLRPTAEYFRSLGVDVAVLLHRCPQTFGLSIESNLKPVTEFFFGRGYSIQEVGTMITRYGALYTFSLVENLIPKWEFFLTMDYSKEELVKFPQYFGYSLEERIKPRYALVKVSGVKLLLNQVLSLSYSDFDKALKKKMKRMLSEKASNDINSGEDLNKELNSDNSW; from the exons GACTCAACTTTCTCTTCCGAGGAAATTCTTCTCTTGCCAAGCTAAGTTTG CTGATTCTGGGGTAGACGGATCATTCAGCTCAAGAGTAGTGCCTCCAACCCTAGTggcagcagaaaaagaagaagccAAGGCTGTCTTAACCTTGTTCTTGAAGAAACAAGGTTTAAGCAATGCAGTTGCTGCTAGAACTATCAAAAAGTCGGACCTGTTCATTGACCACCTTGTCTCAAAGCTTCATTCAGTTCATAAATCTCGGTATCTAGTAG GACGAGAGCTCACAACTCTAGAAATAAGGGATGCTCTTATTCCATACCTAGAATCTCTCCTTGAAGACCACAGAAGTGTTCTGGTAGATTTTGTGGAGAACTTTCCTAACCCATCTATTAAAGGAAAACCAGTTCAACCTCTATCTCCACCCAATATAACACTTGATTCCAAGAAGCTGAAAGCTTTGTCTAGAGTAAGTGAGACAGGCCCTGCTGGGAAGCTTCCCCCTCGTACTCTGTATCTTATAGACCTTGGCATGAATCTTGAACAGATCAAGGGAATCACGCGGAGATTCCCTGCTTTTGCTTACTACAGCTTGGAGGGAAAAATTAAGCCATTAGTTGAGTTCCTTCTTGATCTTGGTGTACCTAAATCAGACCTTCCAACCATCCTTGTCAAAAGGCCTCAACTTTGTGGAATCAGTCTCTCTGAAAATCTCATACCCACTATGACATTCTTAGAAAATTTGGGCGTGGATAAGAGAAAATGGGCTAAAGTTATATACCGTTTTCCAGCACTTCTTACTTATAGCAGGCAAAAGGTTGAAGTGACTGTAGATTTCCTTTGTGAGATGGGTCTCTCGGCAGAGAGCATTGGTAAGATTCTAACACGTTGCCCAAACATTATAAGTTACAGTGTGGAGGACAAACTACGGCCAACGGCTGAATATTTCCGTTCATTGGGAGTTGATGTTGCTGTTCTTCTCCACCGATGTCCACAGACTTTTGGCCTCAGTATTGAATCCAATTTGAAGCCTGTGACAGAATTTTTCTTTGGAAGGGGGTACAGTATACAGGAAGTTGGGACTATGATTACAAGATATGGAGCATTATATACTTTTAGCTTGGTAGAGAACTTGATACCAAAGTGGGAATTCTTTTTGACCATGGATTATTCAAAAGAAGAGCTTGTTAAATTCCCTCAATATTTTGGCTACAGTTTGGAAGAGAGGATAAAACCTAGGTATGCACTAGTGAAGGTGTCTGGAGTCAAACTGCTGTTGAACCAGGTGTTATCATTATCATATTCTGACTTTGATAAGGctttgaaaaagaaaatgaagagaatgCTTTCTGAGAAGGCCTCAAATGATATCAACAGTGGTGAAGATCTT AACAAGGAATTAAACAGTGACAATTCATGGTGA
- the LOC110639354 gene encoding sister chromatid cohesion 1 protein 2 isoform X2: protein MFYSHCFLSRKGPLGAIWVAAYCFNKLKKAQITQTDISSSVDKILQDEFDVVTYRVLAYLLLGIVRIFSKKVEYLFNDCNKVLLKIKEFLISNKDMALVETLRAPYFSITVPERFELDAFDLEILEDTTGDNVLPHEEITLKDGIWKTSEIVPYSLAKDIFSMGYTPNEDILSSHLMGFDMGVGTSSSAVEASIKKLQGSSSSLHEPMDLEMFTAVEEEPPDPVKTFGECQPNKGEHTIMRVLEVVDSGEMHAESNMLWHNSICQEACLNNEIEVEEEPENPFKSFGKHHQTDGQMIKVPDMAQSENENLQVIKEDDLSNIEASVEKLRDIIVSQEECRDVEIFCVAEPSEHGGTFNKEHQCDAEQKKLLEIEDPPENSIPFIGECQNSAEPKTLFEMLSPGNRTHEVFTEDNPLSVTLDTTPQSKFPDAAGDTAPEFLVIPTPAAKEGARFTRKRKCLLDDAIVFPNNVIKQYIEDPSNLVCKRKKIPHTVLAAWRAHQVSSLPQCFLEPLIPCASLELRSLFCLKKLKISESLDTEKLPEKFMSECPTVGRPVESVETIEKLDESKSCINGRTVETMKSLEKLNVSASPTVDRLNETAETPKKLDIPPTAGRSLEEMSIAPETPVLQTKSLRSFESPEISNLDRVGMESARAQKEVSPSREQELDLNLMNEETNLSEGHNQDHYGWSERTRVVERCLHRSFLTQKNRKEDEVVNLLQLLEGRTTKESARFFYEILVLKSKGCVHVKQENAYGDILIWKASQWGQVCGANCAGTIHFLQES from the exons ATGTTCTACTCGCACTGCTTTCTCTCAAGGAAAGGCCCATTAGGCGCTATATGGGTGGCCGCTTACTGCTTTAACAAACTCAAGAAAGCGCAGATCACTCAGACTGACATCTCCTCTTCTGTTG ATAAAATTTTGCAAGATGAATTTGATGTTGTCACATATAGGGTACTTGCCTACCTTCTTCTTGGTATAGTCAGAATATTCTCCAAAAAGGTTGAATATTTGTTCAATGACTGCAATAAGGTGCTGCTTAAAATCAAGGAATTTCTCATTAGTAATAAAGATATGGCACTTGTGGAAACCCTCCGTGCACCTTACTTCTCTATTACTGTGCCCGAAAGATTTGAACTTGATGCTTTTGATCTAGAGATCCTAGAAGACACTACCGG AGACAATGTGCTGCCCCATGAAGAAATCACACTTAAAG ATGGCATTTGGAAAACTAGTGAAATAGTGCCATACTCTCTAGCCAAG GATATTTTCTCCATGGGTTACACTCCAAATGAAGA CATTCTTTCTTCTCACTTGATGGGCTTTGATATGGGGGTAGGAACATCTTCAAGCGCCGTAGAAGCTAGCATAAAGAAACTTCAGGGCAGTAGTTCCTCTCTACATGAACCGATGGACCTTGAAATGTTTACTGCAGTTGAGGAAGAGCCTCCAGATCCTGTAAAAACATTTGGTGAATGTCAACCCAACAAAGGAGAGCATACAATTATGAGGGTTCTAGAAGTGGTAGATTCTGGTGAAATGCATGCAGAATCAAACATGCTTTGGCATAATAGTATCTGTCAAGAAGCATGCTTAAACAATGAAATTGAGGTTGAGGAAGAACCTGAAAACCCTTTTAAGTCCTTTGGCAAACATCATCAAACTGATGGACAAATGATAAAGGTTCCAGATATGGCACAATCAGAAAATGAAAACCTTCAGGTTATTAAAGAGGACGACCTAAGTAATATCGAAGCAAGTGTGGAGAAGCTTCGAGACATTATAGTCTCTCAAGAAGAATGTAGGGACGTGGAAATATTTTGTGTGGCTGAACCATCAGAACATGGTGGAACATTTAATAAAGAGCATCAGTGTGATGCAGAACAGAAAAAGTTGTTAGAGATTGAGGACCCCCCAGAAAACTCTATACCATTTATTGGAGAGTGTCAGAACAGTGCAGAACCCAAAACATTATTTGAAATGCTGTCTCCAGGAAATAGAACACATGAGGTTTTCACAGAAGATAATCCATTGTCTGTAACACTTGATACAACTCCTCAGTCCAAGTTCCCAGATGCTGCAG GAGATACTGCTCCAGAATTTTTGGTTATTCCTACCCCAGCTGCTAAGGAGGGTGCTCGGTTTACAAGGAAAAGAAAGTGTCTTCTTGATGATGCGATAGTATTTCCTAACAA TGTAATCAAGCAATACATAGAAGACCCAAGTAATTTGGTGTGTAAACGAAAAAAAATTCCTCATACTGTGCTTGCTGCATGGAGAGCGCATCAAGTTTCCAGTCTTCCTCAGTGTTTCTTGGAGCCTCTGATTCCTT GCGCTTCATTGGAGCTTAGGTCCCTCTTTTGCCTAAAGAAATTAAAGATTTCAGAATCACTTGATACTGAGAAACTTCCAGAAAAGTTCATGTCTGAGTGTCCAACGGTTGGTAGACCAGTAGAAAGTGTTGAAACTATAGAGAAGTTAGATGAGTCAAAATCTTGTATCAATGGTAGAACGGTAGAAACTATGAAGTCTCTAGAAAAGTTGAATGTTTCAGCATCTCCTACTGTTGATAGGCTAAATGAAACTGCGGAAACTCCAAAAAAGCTAGACATACCTCCTACTGCTGGCAGATCTTTAGAGGAAATGTCAATTGCTCCTGAAACACCTGTTCTGCAAACGAAATCGCTGAGGTCTTTTGAAAGTCCTGAAATTTCTAATTTAGATAGAGTCGGAATGGAGTCTGCAAGAGCACAGAAAGAGGTATCTCCTAGCAGAGAACAAGAACTTGATCTCAATCTGATGAATGAG GAGACAAACTTATCTGAAGGACATAACCAGGACCACT ATGGATGGTCAGAAAGAACCAG AGTGGTAGAGAGGTGCTTGCATAGAAGTTTTCTAACTCAAAAGAACAGAAAAGAGGATGAAGTAGTAAATTTGCTGCAACTTCTGGAAGGGAGAACTACAAAAGAAAGTGCAAGGTTCTTCTATGAGATACTG GTGCTGAAAAGTAAGGGATGTGTACACGTGAAACAGGAAAATGCCTATGGTGACATTCTCATCTGGAAAGCCTCTCAATGGGGACAAGTTTGTGGAGCAAATTGTGCGGGGACCATACATTTTTTACAGGAATCTTGA
- the LOC110639354 gene encoding sister chromatid cohesion 1 protein 2 isoform X1 yields the protein MFYSHCFLSRKGPLGAIWVAAYCFNKLKKAQITQTDISSSVDKILQDEFDVVTYRVLAYLLLGIVRIFSKKVEYLFNDCNKVLLKIKEFLISNKDMALVETLRAPYFSITVPERFELDAFDLEILEDTTGDNVLPHEEITLKDGIWKTSEIVPYSLAKYHCDEFTACQDIFSMGYTPNEDILSSHLMGFDMGVGTSSSAVEASIKKLQGSSSSLHEPMDLEMFTAVEEEPPDPVKTFGECQPNKGEHTIMRVLEVVDSGEMHAESNMLWHNSICQEACLNNEIEVEEEPENPFKSFGKHHQTDGQMIKVPDMAQSENENLQVIKEDDLSNIEASVEKLRDIIVSQEECRDVEIFCVAEPSEHGGTFNKEHQCDAEQKKLLEIEDPPENSIPFIGECQNSAEPKTLFEMLSPGNRTHEVFTEDNPLSVTLDTTPQSKFPDAAGDTAPEFLVIPTPAAKEGARFTRKRKCLLDDAIVFPNNVIKQYIEDPSNLVCKRKKIPHTVLAAWRAHQVSSLPQCFLEPLIPCASLELRSLFCLKKLKISESLDTEKLPEKFMSECPTVGRPVESVETIEKLDESKSCINGRTVETMKSLEKLNVSASPTVDRLNETAETPKKLDIPPTAGRSLEEMSIAPETPVLQTKSLRSFESPEISNLDRVGMESARAQKEVSPSREQELDLNLMNEETNLSEGHNQDHYGWSERTRVVERCLHRSFLTQKNRKEDEVVNLLQLLEGRTTKESARFFYEILVLKSKGCVHVKQENAYGDILIWKASQWGQVCGANCAGTIHFLQES from the exons ATGTTCTACTCGCACTGCTTTCTCTCAAGGAAAGGCCCATTAGGCGCTATATGGGTGGCCGCTTACTGCTTTAACAAACTCAAGAAAGCGCAGATCACTCAGACTGACATCTCCTCTTCTGTTG ATAAAATTTTGCAAGATGAATTTGATGTTGTCACATATAGGGTACTTGCCTACCTTCTTCTTGGTATAGTCAGAATATTCTCCAAAAAGGTTGAATATTTGTTCAATGACTGCAATAAGGTGCTGCTTAAAATCAAGGAATTTCTCATTAGTAATAAAGATATGGCACTTGTGGAAACCCTCCGTGCACCTTACTTCTCTATTACTGTGCCCGAAAGATTTGAACTTGATGCTTTTGATCTAGAGATCCTAGAAGACACTACCGG AGACAATGTGCTGCCCCATGAAGAAATCACACTTAAAG ATGGCATTTGGAAAACTAGTGAAATAGTGCCATACTCTCTAGCCAAG TATCATTGTGATGAATTTACTGCCTGTCAGGATATTTTCTCCATGGGTTACACTCCAAATGAAGA CATTCTTTCTTCTCACTTGATGGGCTTTGATATGGGGGTAGGAACATCTTCAAGCGCCGTAGAAGCTAGCATAAAGAAACTTCAGGGCAGTAGTTCCTCTCTACATGAACCGATGGACCTTGAAATGTTTACTGCAGTTGAGGAAGAGCCTCCAGATCCTGTAAAAACATTTGGTGAATGTCAACCCAACAAAGGAGAGCATACAATTATGAGGGTTCTAGAAGTGGTAGATTCTGGTGAAATGCATGCAGAATCAAACATGCTTTGGCATAATAGTATCTGTCAAGAAGCATGCTTAAACAATGAAATTGAGGTTGAGGAAGAACCTGAAAACCCTTTTAAGTCCTTTGGCAAACATCATCAAACTGATGGACAAATGATAAAGGTTCCAGATATGGCACAATCAGAAAATGAAAACCTTCAGGTTATTAAAGAGGACGACCTAAGTAATATCGAAGCAAGTGTGGAGAAGCTTCGAGACATTATAGTCTCTCAAGAAGAATGTAGGGACGTGGAAATATTTTGTGTGGCTGAACCATCAGAACATGGTGGAACATTTAATAAAGAGCATCAGTGTGATGCAGAACAGAAAAAGTTGTTAGAGATTGAGGACCCCCCAGAAAACTCTATACCATTTATTGGAGAGTGTCAGAACAGTGCAGAACCCAAAACATTATTTGAAATGCTGTCTCCAGGAAATAGAACACATGAGGTTTTCACAGAAGATAATCCATTGTCTGTAACACTTGATACAACTCCTCAGTCCAAGTTCCCAGATGCTGCAG GAGATACTGCTCCAGAATTTTTGGTTATTCCTACCCCAGCTGCTAAGGAGGGTGCTCGGTTTACAAGGAAAAGAAAGTGTCTTCTTGATGATGCGATAGTATTTCCTAACAA TGTAATCAAGCAATACATAGAAGACCCAAGTAATTTGGTGTGTAAACGAAAAAAAATTCCTCATACTGTGCTTGCTGCATGGAGAGCGCATCAAGTTTCCAGTCTTCCTCAGTGTTTCTTGGAGCCTCTGATTCCTT GCGCTTCATTGGAGCTTAGGTCCCTCTTTTGCCTAAAGAAATTAAAGATTTCAGAATCACTTGATACTGAGAAACTTCCAGAAAAGTTCATGTCTGAGTGTCCAACGGTTGGTAGACCAGTAGAAAGTGTTGAAACTATAGAGAAGTTAGATGAGTCAAAATCTTGTATCAATGGTAGAACGGTAGAAACTATGAAGTCTCTAGAAAAGTTGAATGTTTCAGCATCTCCTACTGTTGATAGGCTAAATGAAACTGCGGAAACTCCAAAAAAGCTAGACATACCTCCTACTGCTGGCAGATCTTTAGAGGAAATGTCAATTGCTCCTGAAACACCTGTTCTGCAAACGAAATCGCTGAGGTCTTTTGAAAGTCCTGAAATTTCTAATTTAGATAGAGTCGGAATGGAGTCTGCAAGAGCACAGAAAGAGGTATCTCCTAGCAGAGAACAAGAACTTGATCTCAATCTGATGAATGAG GAGACAAACTTATCTGAAGGACATAACCAGGACCACT ATGGATGGTCAGAAAGAACCAG AGTGGTAGAGAGGTGCTTGCATAGAAGTTTTCTAACTCAAAAGAACAGAAAAGAGGATGAAGTAGTAAATTTGCTGCAACTTCTGGAAGGGAGAACTACAAAAGAAAGTGCAAGGTTCTTCTATGAGATACTG GTGCTGAAAAGTAAGGGATGTGTACACGTGAAACAGGAAAATGCCTATGGTGACATTCTCATCTGGAAAGCCTCTCAATGGGGACAAGTTTGTGGAGCAAATTGTGCGGGGACCATACATTTTTTACAGGAATCTTGA